From Patescibacteria group bacterium, the proteins below share one genomic window:
- a CDS encoding four helix bundle protein yields the protein MQQETSNNQKGYRRLIVWQKADELAFQVYVATKIFPREELFSLVSQMRRAAISVPANVVEGYSRSSKKEKIQFYNIAKSSLTELEYYLDFSFRLDYLNKDQYNLLIKLRNEVGKLLNGFIKSTKK from the coding sequence ATGCAACAAGAAACAAGTAATAATCAAAAGGGTTACAGAAGATTAATTGTCTGGCAGAAGGCAGATGAGTTAGCATTTCAAGTTTATGTAGCTACTAAAATATTTCCTCGAGAGGAATTATTTAGTTTAGTTTCTCAAATGAGGCGAGCTGCAATTTCTGTACCAGCTAACGTTGTAGAAGGATATAGTCGATCAAGTAAGAAAGAAAAAATTCAATTTTATAATATTGCTAAAAGTTCGCTGACTGAATTAGAGTATTATTTAGATTTCTCTTTTAGGTTGGATTATTTGAATAAGGACCAATATAACTTATTAATAAAATTAAGAAATGAAGTAGGAAAACTTCTTAATGGGTTTATAAAATCAACTAAAAAATGA
- a CDS encoding fibronectin type III domain-containing protein yields MAKIIKNALANFLAICLIFLMVAVWIFSGWPQIWKKPPIPPEIPEARADTTEEVYPTLGESVKESPWSDNSWNTPTNIYADDGATANVTAANFDNGDQTAVLKATGFDFSAILDGSTINGVIVRVNSWYRSGQGSGSMDLLQLLDTSKAKVGTNQCATPVVLTEDDTTIITKGTSEDLWGNALDAAWVKNANFGVAIGILATANNADVDVDYVTIEIYYTPPANVPPTGSINSAAQKTDGSGAVDISIEVDDPNDDDTKAKIEYVANGTCDFATPLDPTLDEAGGATADFNDSGGAPSVVNADTYQVGTTADYRIITSSGSNTVQFDWNSATDAPSGNGTYCLRLTVNDDTVDQTTPVTQTLTIDNVAPTAPGNLTDGGKTTSSITLTFGSQTTETNFSTYRIYYKQGTTGVTESDTEHSDADLGFIDYNSTTNTTVSGLTANTDYVFNIWAYDTYGHKANATELSIKTAALTLTFTIDGDLSIGFGTLVSANARFATDTTGSDTATSAHTMTVATNASSGYTVTYNGATLTASGGTIDVATITGDEDGTPGTEQFAIGFTTDGDATITSAYAKASNNYSFVASTTTAIITESGPTATETFSAYYLANISSLTEAGSYSTSVTYIATGNF; encoded by the coding sequence ATGGCTAAAATTATTAAAAATGCCTTAGCTAATTTTTTGGCGATTTGCCTTATCTTTTTAATGGTGGCGGTTTGGATTTTTTCTGGCTGGCCCCAGATTTGGAAAAAGCCACCAATTCCGCCGGAAATTCCGGAAGCACGGGCGGATACTACTGAAGAAGTATATCCAACTCTTGGTGAGTCGGTAAAAGAATCACCTTGGAGTGATAATAGCTGGAATACGCCTACCAATATCTATGCTGATGATGGGGCTACGGCAAACGTAACTGCGGCGAATTTTGATAACGGCGACCAGACAGCTGTTTTGAAGGCAACCGGCTTTGATTTCAGCGCAATTCTAGATGGTTCTACTATTAACGGCGTAATAGTTCGCGTTAATTCGTGGTATAGGTCTGGTCAGGGTTCAGGTTCAATGGATTTGCTTCAGTTACTTGATACATCTAAAGCGAAAGTCGGCACGAATCAATGCGCTACACCCGTAGTGCTGACCGAAGATGATACAACAATTATTACCAAGGGTACTTCAGAAGATTTGTGGGGCAATGCCCTGGACGCTGCGTGGGTAAAGAATGCCAATTTTGGTGTAGCAATTGGTATTCTTGCTACAGCGAATAATGCTGATGTGGATGTTGACTATGTAACCATTGAGATATACTACACGCCGCCAGCAAACGTCCCGCCAACGGGCTCTATTAATTCTGCAGCACAAAAAACCGATGGTTCCGGGGCAGTGGATATTTCTATTGAAGTTGATGACCCCAATGATGATGATACTAAGGCCAAAATAGAATATGTAGCTAATGGCACTTGTGATTTTGCTACTCCCTTAGACCCTACTTTAGATGAAGCCGGAGGAGCAACAGCAGACTTTAATGATTCGGGTGGGGCTCCTTCAGTAGTTAACGCTGACACTTATCAGGTGGGGACTACGGCTGATTATAGAATTATCACCTCTTCTGGCTCTAACACTGTTCAATTTGATTGGAATTCAGCTACTGATGCGCCGAGCGGGAACGGCACTTATTGTCTGCGTCTGACAGTTAATGACGATACAGTGGACCAGACCACACCAGTTACTCAAACCCTAACTATTGATAATGTTGCTCCAACTGCGCCAGGAAATTTAACCGACGGTGGCAAGACGACCTCCAGTATTACCTTAACTTTTGGCAGCCAGACGACCGAAACGAACTTTAGCACCTACCGCATTTACTACAAGCAAGGCACTACAGGCGTTACTGAAAGTGATACAGAGCATTCGGATGCAGATCTTGGCTTTATTGACTACAACAGTACCACCAATACAACCGTTTCTGGGCTTACCGCTAACACAGATTATGTCTTTAATATTTGGGCTTACGATACTTACGGCCATAAAGCCAATGCCACTGAACTTTCAATCAAGACCGCTGCTCTAACTTTAACTTTTACCATTGATGGAGACTTGAGCATTGGTTTTGGAACTCTTGTGTCAGCCAACGCTCGTTTTGCAACAGATACGACCGGGTCAGATACTGCTACCTCTGCTCATACTATGACTGTTGCAACAAATGCTTCATCGGGCTACACTGTTACTTACAACGGCGCTACGCTCACAGCGAGTGGAGGCACCATTGACGTTGCCACAATTACTGGCGATGAAGACGGAACCCCTGGAACTGAACAGTTTGCCATTGGCTTTACAACAGACGGTGACGCAACTATTACTTCAGCATACGCTAAGGCAAGCAATAACTACAGTTTTGTCGCAAGCACAACGACTGCCATCATTACAGAGTCAGGCCCGACTGCTACAGAGACCTTTTCTGCGTATTATCTTGCAAATATTTCTTCGCTTACTGAAGCTGGGAGTTACAGCACCAGTGTGACCTATATTGCTACTGGGAATTTCTAG
- a CDS encoding DUF134 domain-containing protein, whose amino-acid sequence MVRPIKPRRVMFDPNVTYFKPRAVPLSMLEEVDLGVDELEAIRLCDLKGLNQIKAAKRMKISQSTLGRILTSARKKVAEALINGKAIKIRKK is encoded by the coding sequence ATGGTAAGACCAATAAAACCAAGAAGGGTCATGTTTGATCCGAATGTCACATATTTTAAGCCTAGGGCAGTGCCTCTTTCTATGTTAGAAGAAGTTGATTTAGGCGTAGATGAATTAGAAGCAATCAGACTGTGTGATTTGAAAGGTTTAAACCAAATCAAAGCTGCTAAGAGAATGAAAATTTCTCAAAGCACTTTAGGCCGAATTTTAACTTCTGCTCGTAAAAAAGTAGCCGAAGCCTTAATCAATGGAAAAGCAATCAAAATAAGAAAGAAATAG